In Actinomadura citrea, a single window of DNA contains:
- a CDS encoding DUF742 domain-containing protein, producing MDPSDGPGAPRGPGRERWLDAAAGPIVRPYAVTRGRTRPSGEPLDIVAILVATGRPPPEPGRLSRQQRRLLALCRRPHALADLASDLNLPFGVIRVLAGDLLDSGLLEVQRWSPAPSPSGPFGPATALQPHNDPNLLRRVLDELRAL from the coding sequence ATGGACCCCAGTGACGGGCCCGGTGCTCCCCGGGGTCCCGGCAGGGAACGGTGGCTCGACGCCGCCGCCGGACCGATCGTCCGTCCCTATGCGGTGACGCGCGGCCGCACCCGGCCGAGCGGCGAGCCGCTCGACATCGTGGCGATCCTCGTCGCGACCGGGCGGCCGCCGCCCGAGCCCGGCCGGCTCTCGCGCCAGCAGCGCCGGCTGCTGGCGCTGTGCCGGCGCCCGCACGCCCTCGCCGACCTCGCCTCGGACCTCAACCTGCCCTTCGGGGTGATCCGGGTGCTGGCCGGCGACCTGCTCGACTCCGGCCTCCTGGAAGTCCAGCGATGGTCCCCGGCGCCGTCGCCGTCCGGGCCGTTCGGCCCGGCGACCGCGCTCCAGCCGCACAACGACCCGAACCTGCTCAGGAGGGTGCTCGATGAACTCCGCGCGCTCTGA
- a CDS encoding nitrate- and nitrite sensing domain-containing protein — MSRTTPRDDASGRRPRRRRPIRLRITALLLVPLVSLITLWAFAANITLGDAFDKYDFSTTYEKVGLPGIYLVNQLQAERSLSVVALSTRDPAARQKLGGQRARVSGVDKVFRSTALSPEARDAARPETKRRLAEAVRALDRLPQLRARVDSGRVQPLEVINSYSVLLDQVIKVFDGLVTVNDVAIFTQGRALIGIGNARAYMLREDSLVTAAMARNGRLTAAEHTAFVQWAAEGRREFEAGLADLNEQIRGPLGKLAASAEFQRYRAAEDAIVNARGDRLPPEAADWQATTQLLSQAWAQKVTEASLALNEMAKPIGERIIMRLVLAGGFGLLAVIASIVLSLLAARSLSRELRGLQRAALKLAEDRLPGVVARLRRGEEVDVDAEAPPLVIGRSREVARVGDAFTKVQHTAIETAVRESYLRQGISRVFLNVAWRSQSLLHRQLRMLDEMERDASDPKVLEDLFRLDHLTTRMRRHAEGLVILSGTSPGRGWSRPVHVEDVLRAAVAEVEDYTRVEIVVVSGQAAVIGEAVADIIHLLAELIENATVFSPAPTEVLVRGEMGANGFAVDIIDRGIGLDQSELDALNLRLSQPPEFDLAVTDRLGLFVVGRLAGRHGIRVALQPSLYGGVSAVVLIPRRLIVDVDQPEDEDGAVQDGTVHAGPAQQRGASAVNGSTPVWPTPPTPSSTATLNAPVYDIAPVQDVASTDTAPNRVVPGGPVPGAPGPIGEAAPPETPVSLPQWMSEEKPDQNAAVGFDDGDQTPTSFGTPPPHGPPPSRGAPPPTDATRPFQAAGPRAPDYGGGSYGGATGQYGAPASFGETSFGESPFGGTQFGHAQAAGGGRAPLPRRVRGGSLAPQLREAGAYEDTGSYEETGPYGEESAATGDAIAAWEERSADASRDLFASLQAGWLRGRDEDEAPEGPVDGMEGRS, encoded by the coding sequence ATGTCCCGCACGACACCCCGCGACGACGCGTCCGGGCGAAGGCCCCGGCGCAGGCGTCCCATCCGGCTGCGGATCACGGCGCTGCTGCTGGTCCCGCTGGTGTCCCTCATCACCCTGTGGGCCTTCGCCGCGAACATCACGCTCGGCGACGCGTTCGACAAGTACGACTTCTCCACGACGTACGAGAAGGTGGGCCTTCCCGGCATCTACCTGGTGAACCAGCTCCAGGCGGAGCGTTCGCTCAGCGTCGTCGCGCTCAGCACGCGCGACCCGGCGGCCCGGCAGAAGCTCGGCGGGCAGCGCGCCCGGGTGAGCGGCGTGGACAAGGTGTTCCGCTCGACCGCGCTGTCGCCCGAGGCGAGGGACGCGGCCCGGCCGGAGACCAAACGGCGGCTCGCCGAGGCGGTCAGAGCGCTGGACCGGCTGCCGCAGTTGCGCGCCAGGGTCGACTCGGGCCGGGTCCAGCCGCTGGAGGTCATCAACTCCTACAGCGTCCTGCTCGACCAGGTCATCAAGGTCTTCGACGGCCTGGTGACCGTCAACGACGTCGCCATCTTCACCCAGGGCCGGGCGCTGATCGGGATCGGCAACGCCCGCGCCTACATGCTGCGGGAGGACTCGCTCGTCACCGCCGCGATGGCGCGCAACGGGAGGCTCACCGCCGCCGAGCACACCGCGTTCGTCCAGTGGGCGGCGGAGGGGCGGCGGGAGTTCGAGGCCGGGCTCGCCGATCTCAACGAGCAGATCCGCGGGCCGCTCGGCAAGCTCGCCGCCTCCGCGGAGTTCCAGCGGTACCGGGCGGCCGAGGACGCGATCGTCAACGCGCGCGGCGACCGGCTGCCGCCCGAGGCGGCGGACTGGCAGGCCACCACGCAGCTGCTGTCGCAGGCGTGGGCGCAGAAGGTCACCGAGGCGAGCCTCGCGCTCAACGAGATGGCCAAGCCGATCGGTGAGCGGATCATCATGCGGCTCGTCCTGGCGGGCGGGTTCGGGCTGCTCGCGGTGATCGCCTCGATCGTGCTGTCGCTGCTGGCCGCGCGCAGCCTGTCGCGGGAGCTGCGGGGGCTGCAGCGCGCCGCGCTGAAGCTGGCCGAGGACCGGCTGCCCGGCGTCGTCGCCCGGCTGCGGCGCGGTGAGGAGGTGGACGTGGACGCCGAGGCGCCGCCGCTCGTCATCGGCAGGTCCCGGGAGGTCGCGCGCGTCGGCGACGCCTTCACCAAGGTGCAGCACACCGCGATCGAGACCGCCGTCCGGGAGTCCTACCTGCGGCAGGGCATCAGCCGCGTGTTCCTCAACGTCGCGTGGCGCAGCCAGTCGCTGCTGCACCGCCAGCTGCGGATGCTGGACGAGATGGAGCGCGACGCCTCCGACCCCAAGGTGCTGGAGGACCTGTTCCGACTCGACCACCTCACCACCCGCATGCGCCGCCACGCCGAGGGCCTGGTCATCCTGTCCGGGACGTCCCCGGGGCGGGGCTGGAGCCGGCCCGTGCACGTCGAGGACGTGCTGCGCGCCGCGGTCGCCGAGGTCGAGGACTACACGCGGGTCGAGATCGTCGTGGTGTCCGGGCAGGCCGCGGTGATCGGCGAGGCCGTCGCCGACATCATCCACCTGCTCGCCGAGCTGATCGAGAACGCCACGGTGTTCTCGCCCGCGCCCACCGAGGTGCTCGTCCGCGGCGAGATGGGCGCCAACGGGTTCGCCGTCGACATCATCGACCGCGGCATCGGGCTCGACCAGTCCGAGCTGGACGCGCTGAACCTGCGGCTGTCGCAGCCGCCCGAGTTCGACCTGGCCGTCACCGACCGGCTCGGGCTGTTCGTCGTCGGCCGGCTCGCCGGCCGGCACGGTATCAGGGTCGCGCTGCAGCCGTCGCTGTACGGGGGCGTCAGCGCCGTCGTGCTGATCCCGCGCCGGCTCATCGTGGACGTCGACCAGCCCGAGGACGAGGACGGCGCCGTCCAGGACGGCACCGTCCACGCCGGTCCCGCCCAGCAGCGGGGCGCGTCGGCGGTGAACGGGTCGACGCCCGTATGGCCCACGCCTCCTACACCGTCGTCCACCGCGACGCTCAACGCGCCGGTGTACGACATCGCCCCTGTTCAGGACGTGGCGTCGACCGATACGGCGCCCAACAGGGTGGTCCCCGGCGGCCCGGTGCCGGGCGCGCCAGGGCCGATCGGTGAAGCGGCGCCGCCAGAGACGCCGGTGTCCCTCCCCCAGTGGATGAGCGAGGAGAAGCCGGACCAGAACGCGGCGGTGGGGTTCGACGACGGTGACCAGACCCCGACGTCGTTCGGCACCCCACCGCCGCACGGTCCGCCGCCGTCGCGGGGGGCGCCGCCGCCGACCGACGCCACACGTCCCTTCCAGGCCGCGGGCCCCCGCGCACCCGACTACGGCGGCGGTTCCTACGGCGGGGCGACCGGCCAGTACGGGGCGCCCGCGTCGTTCGGCGAGACGTCGTTCGGCGAGTCCCCGTTCGGCGGGACGCAGTTCGGGCATGCGCAGGCGGCCGGCGGCGGGCGGGCCCCGCTGCCGCGCCGGGTGCGCGGCGGGAGCCTCGCGCCCCAGCTGCGCGAGGCCGGCGCCTACGAAGACACCGGTTCCTACGAGGAGACCGGCCCGTACGGAGAAGAGTCCGCCGCCACCGGCGACGCCATCGCCGCCTGGGAGGAACGGTCGGCGGACGCGTCCCGGGACCTGTTCGCGTCCCTGCAGGCGGGCTGGCTGCGCGGCCGGGACGAGGACGAGGCGCCCGAAGGACCCGTGGACGGCATGGAGGGAAGATCATGA
- a CDS encoding fatty acyl-AMP ligase, whose protein sequence is MAGPPETTRDFVSLVRKNIRTHGDTRSFTFISEEPGRRYKENVLGFADLDRKARALACRLESRGLRDRAVLLLYPEGLEFLAAFLGCLYARVIAVPAPLPDLDAGRFGRTRRIIEDADVALILTDTAHRDTLDAWLSAAGLKGRVHCLDTQAGKDTDAGDWSPPRSGPDTVAFLQYTSGSTSEPKGVMVTHGNLLANGEEIRRRIEGSHATVGVGWVPHYHDMGLVGQFLQPLYLGCRYVFTSPITFIKRPVLWLELITRYRGTITVAPNFGYELVLRRVTDRQMEGLDLSSLTVVKNGAEPVRAATLEAMAERFAPVGFRPSMWMPCYGMAETTLLITGAPLGGGPVVRDFDAGALARNEAVPANEAAPANGTAPAGGTPAHGGVRRLVSSGRPVTLDVRVVDPETRAERPERRVGEIWVRGGSVARGYWESPAETEATFRARTSTGEGTFLRTGDLGFVADGELYVTGRIKDLIIVNGRNIHAHDIEEVARAAHPAALLGAAFAIDAAIDPDLGPGPPGDGRPGDGDGDAVDASREQVVIVQEVSTRAAAGTPLEEVAAAVKTRVARTFELPAVSVVLAARGSVRRTTSGKMQRRLTREAFLTGKITELAADLEPGVAGLRKARPQVDADQS, encoded by the coding sequence ATGGCCGGGCCACCGGAGACGACGAGAGATTTCGTGTCGCTCGTCCGGAAGAACATCCGGACGCACGGCGACACCCGCTCCTTCACCTTCATCAGCGAGGAACCGGGACGCAGGTACAAGGAGAACGTGCTCGGCTTCGCCGACCTGGACCGCAAGGCCCGCGCGCTCGCCTGCCGCCTGGAGTCGCGCGGCCTACGGGACCGGGCCGTCCTGCTGCTCTACCCGGAGGGGCTGGAGTTCCTGGCGGCCTTCCTCGGCTGCCTGTACGCGCGCGTCATCGCCGTCCCGGCCCCGCTCCCGGACCTGGACGCGGGCCGCTTCGGCCGCACCCGCCGGATCATCGAGGACGCCGACGTCGCGCTGATCCTCACCGACACCGCCCACCGCGACACCCTCGACGCGTGGCTGTCGGCCGCCGGGCTGAAGGGGCGCGTGCACTGCCTGGACACCCAGGCGGGCAAGGACACCGACGCCGGCGACTGGTCCCCGCCGCGGTCCGGCCCGGACACCGTCGCCTTCCTCCAGTACACCTCCGGGTCGACCAGCGAGCCGAAGGGCGTCATGGTCACCCACGGCAACCTGCTGGCGAACGGCGAGGAGATCAGGCGCCGCATCGAGGGGTCGCACGCCACGGTCGGCGTCGGCTGGGTGCCGCACTACCACGACATGGGCCTGGTGGGTCAGTTCCTCCAGCCGCTCTACCTCGGCTGCCGGTACGTGTTCACCTCGCCGATCACGTTCATCAAGCGCCCCGTGCTGTGGCTGGAGCTGATCACCCGGTACCGGGGAACGATCACCGTGGCGCCCAACTTCGGGTACGAGCTGGTGCTGCGCCGCGTCACCGACCGGCAGATGGAGGGTCTCGACCTGTCGTCGCTGACCGTCGTGAAGAACGGCGCCGAGCCCGTCCGGGCCGCGACACTGGAGGCGATGGCCGAGCGGTTCGCCCCGGTCGGGTTCCGTCCCTCGATGTGGATGCCGTGCTACGGGATGGCCGAGACGACCCTGCTCATCACCGGCGCGCCCCTCGGCGGCGGCCCGGTCGTCCGCGACTTCGACGCCGGGGCCCTCGCGCGGAACGAGGCCGTCCCCGCGAACGAGGCCGCCCCCGCGAACGGGACCGCCCCGGCGGGCGGGACCCCCGCCCACGGCGGCGTCAGACGGCTCGTCAGCAGCGGCCGTCCCGTCACCCTGGACGTCCGCGTCGTCGACCCCGAGACCCGCGCCGAGCGGCCGGAGCGGCGCGTGGGGGAGATCTGGGTGCGCGGCGGCAGCGTCGCCCGCGGCTACTGGGAGAGCCCCGCGGAGACCGAGGCGACGTTCCGCGCCCGCACGTCCACCGGCGAGGGCACGTTCCTGCGGACGGGCGATCTCGGCTTCGTCGCCGACGGCGAGCTCTACGTCACCGGGCGGATCAAGGACCTGATCATCGTCAACGGCCGCAACATCCACGCGCACGACATCGAGGAGGTGGCGCGGGCGGCCCATCCGGCCGCGCTGCTCGGCGCCGCCTTCGCGATCGACGCCGCCATCGACCCCGACCTCGGCCCCGGGCCGCCCGGCGACGGCCGGCCCGGCGACGGCGACGGCGACGCCGTCGACGCGAGCCGGGAGCAGGTCGTCATCGTCCAGGAGGTCAGCACCCGCGCGGCCGCCGGGACGCCCCTGGAGGAGGTCGCCGCCGCCGTCAAGACCCGCGTCGCCCGCACCTTCGAGCTGCCCGCCGTCAGCGTCGTGCTGGCCGCGCGGGGCTCGGTCAGGCGGACGACCAGCGGGAAGATGCAGCGCCGGCTGACCCGCGAGGCGTTCCTGACCGGGAAGATCACCGAACTCGCGGCCGATCTCGAACCGGGCGTCGCCGGCCTCCGGAAGGCGCGCCCACAAGTTGACGCTGACCAATCCTAG
- a CDS encoding winged helix-turn-helix transcriptional regulator, translated as MTISLEGHFADRDAWSMQNCPVARTLAALGPPSAVLVLSEAFFGTNRFGDFVRNLGMTESAVTARLRHLVDAGLLTREPYQEPGQRTRYEYHLTKMGLDLAPTLVSLMEWGETYLPHEEGRQVMLTHARCDERVTAQVRCADGHDVAVDEIVMGPPGTADGEQANGGPGG; from the coding sequence GTGACAATCTCACTGGAAGGGCACTTCGCCGACCGTGACGCCTGGTCGATGCAGAACTGCCCGGTCGCGAGGACGCTCGCCGCGCTCGGCCCGCCGTCGGCGGTGCTGGTGCTCAGCGAGGCGTTCTTCGGGACGAACCGTTTCGGCGACTTCGTGCGCAACCTCGGCATGACCGAGTCGGCGGTCACCGCCCGGCTGCGCCATCTCGTCGACGCCGGCCTGCTCACCAGGGAGCCCTACCAGGAGCCGGGGCAGCGCACGCGGTACGAGTACCACCTGACGAAGATGGGCCTGGACCTCGCGCCCACCCTCGTCAGCCTCATGGAATGGGGCGAGACCTATCTTCCCCACGAGGAGGGCCGCCAGGTCATGCTGACGCACGCCCGCTGCGACGAGCGCGTGACGGCGCAGGTCAGATGCGCGGACGGCCACGACGTCGCGGTGGACGAGATCGTCATGGGCCCGCCGGGCACGGCGGACGGCGAGCAGGCGAACGGCGGGCCGGGGGGCTGA
- a CDS encoding roadblock/LC7 domain-containing protein produces MTYQGVAAELNFLLDDLVDRVPQIRKVVVLSRDGLVMGMSRGVAREDSEYLAALAAGFHSLAVGARPQLDSGEIRQTLVEMDKGLFFVVPAGANSCLALLSEVGANAGLVAYEMTMLVKRVGRQLSTGLRQGAPGPGHR; encoded by the coding sequence ATGACCTATCAGGGAGTGGCCGCGGAGCTGAACTTCCTCCTCGACGACCTGGTCGACCGGGTCCCGCAGATCCGGAAGGTGGTCGTGCTGTCCCGGGACGGGCTCGTCATGGGCATGTCGCGGGGTGTCGCGCGCGAGGACTCCGAGTACCTCGCGGCCCTCGCCGCCGGGTTCCACAGCCTCGCCGTCGGGGCGCGGCCGCAACTGGACTCCGGCGAGATCCGGCAGACGCTCGTCGAGATGGACAAGGGCCTGTTCTTCGTCGTCCCGGCCGGGGCCAACAGCTGCCTCGCGCTGCTCAGCGAGGTCGGCGCCAACGCCGGCCTCGTCGCCTACGAGATGACGATGCTGGTCAAGCGGGTCGGCAGGCAGCTGTCCACCGGACTCAGGCAAGGTGCGCCCGGACCCGGACACCGGTGA
- a CDS encoding acyl-CoA dehydrogenase family protein — protein MDSKVPAHPVHPARPAHSASGAHAESSVHPGHSVHPGHSENPAAENPASETPGSEGPAPASAGSAPGRHPRARLAPAHRIAADLDGYLGDPMDDEAGPFSYKAIVEAEERDEIPPGAVDAVRAWGFPKYLVPSGLGGRLTTLEELFFVTRGISRRSVTVAVMYGSGLLAVNPVWLWGDAWQRRTVADGVLRGDLACFGVSEADHGSDVMASESEADIQGDELVLTGVKWPVGNATRGRFVTTYARTGPRDFSLILVDKRELDPAAWSTLPPVRTVGLRGHDLSGVAFSGARLPAERVIGRRGSGLVQTLKTLQITRTAIAALSVGTMDAVVRIGMEYARQRTLYGSDIYRIPVIRDHLVKAHLDLLIAECVAIPVARCLTVAPGRLSLWSSIVKYFVPVLGEEVVASIGTVLAARGYLREGVAHGVFQKLQRDHAIASIFEGTTHVNLANVAGQLPFLIDPQAETGREDELLADLFRWTRTPPAWEPDGRLLQLTNEGRDEIGQRFEEISEEVLAAANAHAAPGVAAELKDLMSAIGTLRARIEEGIRANEGDTSSVAALTRAKRYCELHAMTSCMLTWLHNREVFGGAFEEGQWLVLCLQRLLQRAQPDTVLSEDFLPPVEDAMFRATGERRWFSLLSLSPLPPSLLISAEDE, from the coding sequence ATGGATAGCAAGGTCCCCGCACACCCCGTGCATCCCGCCCGCCCCGCTCACTCCGCCTCCGGGGCCCACGCTGAGAGTTCCGTCCATCCCGGGCATTCCGTCCACCCGGGCCATTCTGAGAACCCCGCGGCCGAGAACCCCGCGTCCGAGACCCCCGGGTCCGAGGGCCCCGCGCCCGCTTCCGCGGGTTCCGCGCCCGGGCGGCACCCGCGCGCGAGGCTGGCCCCGGCCCACCGGATCGCCGCCGACCTGGACGGCTATCTCGGCGACCCGATGGACGACGAGGCCGGGCCCTTCTCCTACAAGGCCATCGTGGAGGCGGAGGAGCGCGACGAGATCCCCCCGGGCGCGGTGGACGCCGTCCGGGCGTGGGGTTTCCCCAAGTACCTGGTGCCGAGCGGGCTGGGCGGACGCCTGACGACGCTGGAGGAGCTGTTCTTCGTCACCCGCGGCATCTCGCGCCGCAGCGTCACCGTCGCGGTCATGTACGGGTCCGGGTTGCTGGCGGTCAACCCGGTGTGGCTGTGGGGCGACGCGTGGCAGCGCAGGACCGTGGCGGACGGGGTGCTGCGCGGCGACCTGGCCTGCTTCGGCGTCTCGGAGGCCGACCACGGCAGCGACGTGATGGCGTCGGAGTCGGAGGCCGACATCCAGGGGGACGAGCTGGTCCTGACCGGGGTGAAGTGGCCGGTCGGCAACGCCACCCGCGGACGGTTCGTCACCACCTATGCCAGGACCGGTCCGCGCGACTTCTCCCTCATCCTGGTCGACAAGCGGGAACTGGACCCGGCGGCCTGGTCGACGCTGCCGCCCGTCCGGACGGTCGGGCTGCGCGGCCACGACCTGTCCGGCGTCGCGTTCTCCGGGGCGCGGCTGCCCGCCGAGCGAGTGATCGGGCGGCGCGGCTCCGGGCTCGTCCAGACGCTGAAGACCCTGCAGATCACCCGGACCGCGATCGCGGCGCTGTCGGTCGGGACCATGGACGCGGTCGTGCGCATCGGGATGGAGTACGCCCGCCAGCGCACCCTGTACGGCTCGGACATCTACCGGATCCCGGTGATCCGCGACCATCTGGTCAAGGCGCACCTGGACCTGCTGATCGCCGAGTGCGTGGCCATCCCGGTGGCGCGCTGCCTGACGGTCGCGCCCGGACGGCTCAGCCTGTGGTCCTCGATCGTGAAGTACTTCGTGCCCGTCCTCGGCGAGGAGGTCGTGGCCAGCATCGGGACCGTGCTCGCCGCGCGCGGCTACCTGCGCGAGGGCGTGGCGCACGGGGTGTTCCAGAAGCTGCAGCGCGACCACGCGATCGCGAGCATCTTCGAGGGCACCACGCACGTGAACCTCGCCAACGTCGCGGGCCAGCTGCCCTTCCTGATCGACCCGCAGGCGGAGACGGGCCGCGAGGACGAACTGCTCGCCGACCTGTTCCGCTGGACGCGGACGCCGCCCGCCTGGGAGCCCGACGGCCGCCTGCTCCAGCTCACCAACGAGGGGCGCGACGAGATCGGCCAGCGGTTCGAGGAGATCTCCGAGGAGGTGCTGGCGGCGGCGAACGCGCACGCCGCGCCCGGCGTCGCGGCCGAGCTGAAGGACCTGATGTCCGCCATCGGCACCCTGCGCGCCAGGATCGAGGAGGGCATCCGCGCGAACGAGGGCGACACCTCCTCCGTCGCGGCGCTGACGCGGGCCAAACGGTACTGCGAGCTGCACGCGATGACGTCGTGCATGCTCACCTGGCTGCACAACCGGGAGGTGTTCGGCGGGGCGTTCGAGGAGGGCCAGTGGCTCGTCCTGTGCCTGCAGCGGCTGCTCCAGCGGGCGCAGCCCGACACCGTCCTGTCCGAGGACTTCCTCCCGCCGGTGGAGGACGCGATGTTCCGCGCCACGGGCGAGCGGCGCTGGTTCTCCCTGCTCTCCCTGTCCCCGCTCCCTCCCTCCCTGCTCATCTCCGCCGAGGACGAGTGA
- a CDS encoding PadR family transcriptional regulator, giving the protein MALRHAVLAALLDGEYSGYQLAKIFDLSVSNFWHAVPQQLYSELSRLETEGLISGRQIIQHDRPNKRVYTVTQAGVDELERFAVTPAKPGIIRENLLVMVQAVDHICADSVIAQLEDRAVASAAKVEVFERTLKHLRGDLDEESFLRTGSPLGPYLTCLRGQRFEQENYAWFTSTARLLRARAGTQSEGSGPP; this is encoded by the coding sequence ATGGCGCTACGTCACGCGGTGCTGGCGGCGCTGCTCGACGGCGAGTACAGCGGCTACCAGCTGGCAAAGATCTTCGATTTGTCGGTCTCCAACTTCTGGCACGCCGTACCGCAGCAGCTCTACTCGGAGCTGTCGAGGTTGGAGACGGAAGGTCTGATCAGCGGGCGGCAGATCATCCAGCACGATCGTCCCAACAAGCGCGTGTACACCGTCACCCAGGCCGGCGTCGACGAGCTCGAACGGTTCGCCGTGACCCCCGCCAAGCCAGGGATCATCCGCGAGAACCTGCTCGTCATGGTCCAGGCCGTGGACCACATCTGCGCCGACTCCGTCATCGCGCAGCTGGAAGACCGGGCGGTGGCCTCGGCGGCCAAGGTCGAGGTCTTCGAACGCACCCTCAAGCACCTGCGCGGCGACCTGGACGAGGAGTCCTTCCTGCGCACCGGGTCCCCTCTCGGGCCCTACCTCACGTGCCTGCGCGGACAACGCTTCGAGCAGGAGAACTACGCGTGGTTCACCAGCACCGCCCGGCTGCTGCGCGCCCGGGCGGGCACCCAGTCCGAGGGGAGCGGCCCGCCATGA
- a CDS encoding ATP-binding protein, whose protein sequence is MSGDHHTIELPSTPLPSQLTTASQVAPPNGTAPNGLRGLDEPPAVLLGELTLPAERESVPAARRFSRSVSTASGIGHIADDAEVLVSELVTNAVRHAPVAGAALCLRLLRAGIRLRIEVHDQSAAVPTARPVDLMEETGRGWFLVAVMADGHGTDHTASGKAVWCEVRAWPRDEHPGH, encoded by the coding sequence ATGTCAGGCGACCACCACACCATCGAACTCCCTAGCACCCCACTCCCGAGCCAACTGACCACCGCGTCGCAGGTCGCGCCACCGAACGGCACGGCGCCGAACGGGCTGCGGGGCCTGGACGAGCCCCCGGCCGTCCTGCTGGGCGAGCTGACGCTGCCCGCCGAGCGGGAGTCCGTGCCCGCGGCGCGGCGCTTCAGCAGGTCCGTCAGCACCGCGTCCGGCATCGGGCACATCGCCGACGACGCCGAGGTCCTGGTGTCCGAACTGGTCACCAACGCCGTCCGGCACGCGCCGGTCGCCGGCGCCGCGCTGTGCCTGCGGCTGCTGCGCGCGGGCATCCGGCTCCGCATCGAGGTGCACGACCAGAGCGCCGCCGTCCCGACGGCGCGGCCGGTCGACCTCATGGAGGAGACGGGGCGCGGCTGGTTCCTCGTGGCGGTCATGGCCGACGGGCACGGCACCGACCACACCGCCTCCGGCAAGGCGGTCTGGTGCGAGGTGCGCGCCTGGCCGCGGGACGAGCACCCCGGCCACTGA
- a CDS encoding GTP-binding protein, whose amino-acid sequence MNSARSDAPPPATVEPDEPDDRADGPRVALKILVAGGFGVGKTTMVGAVSEIRPLRTEEALTDVSVGVDDLDGVAAKTTTTVAMDFGRITLRDGVAIYLFGTPGQERFWFMWNELSRGALGAVVLADTRRLMASFASIDYFERKGTPFVVAVNCFDDADRYEAPEIRTALDIDPHVPVLLCDARRTGSAKQVLVSLVEHALRLAGGTRHA is encoded by the coding sequence ATGAACTCCGCGCGCTCTGACGCCCCGCCCCCCGCCACCGTGGAACCGGACGAGCCCGACGATCGGGCGGACGGCCCGCGCGTCGCGCTGAAGATCCTCGTCGCCGGAGGGTTCGGCGTCGGGAAGACGACCATGGTCGGCGCGGTCAGCGAGATCCGCCCGCTGCGCACCGAGGAGGCGCTGACCGACGTGAGCGTCGGCGTCGACGACCTCGACGGCGTGGCCGCCAAGACGACCACGACCGTGGCGATGGACTTCGGCCGCATCACGCTGCGCGACGGCGTCGCCATCTACCTGTTCGGGACGCCCGGCCAGGAGCGGTTCTGGTTCATGTGGAACGAGCTGTCGCGCGGCGCGCTCGGCGCGGTCGTCCTCGCCGACACGCGGCGGCTGATGGCGAGCTTCGCCTCGATCGACTACTTCGAGCGCAAGGGCACGCCGTTCGTCGTCGCCGTCAACTGCTTCGACGACGCCGACCGCTACGAGGCGCCCGAGATCCGGACGGCGCTGGACATCGATCCCCACGTCCCCGTCCTGCTGTGCGACGCCCGCCGGACGGGGTCGGCGAAGCAGGTGCTCGTCTCGCTGGTCGAGCACGCGCTGCGGCTCGCGGGCGGCACCCGGCACGCCTAG